The genomic region AAGACAGAGGCAATCACGAGTCCGAAGATGGCCAAGACGATTGTCAGGGCGAGGAAGAGGATCAGCAGGAATAGGAAGCGCACTCTGGGGTTGATCACGCTACCGGCGATATCTCCTACCGTCTTCCCTTTGTTTCTCATGGAAACGACCAGAGCACCGAAATCATGCACGGCTCCAATGAAGATAGAGCCGAAGAGGACCCAGAGCAGGGCGGGGACCCAGCCCCAGATGACCGCCAAGGCGGGGCCTACGATGGGGCCTGTGCCTGCGATCGAAGTAAAGTGGTGGCCAAAGACAATGCCTTTCTTTGTGGGGACGTAGTCATTGCCGTCCTCCAGCTCGATCGATGGTGGCTTGGTGTTGGGGTCTAGCTTGAATATTTTCTGACCCAGCCACTTGCCATAGGTATTGTAGGCAATGAGGTAGAGGATCATGGAACCCAGTGCGATTAGCAGTGTTGTCATGAGGCGGTGAATGGTTTGCGGTAGAGCGGACGAATGATGCTTCTCTGTTCTGTGTCGTGACAAGGGGGAAATGTAGTCATTCTTTGTAAAAAACTGGTGCTGAAAACTTTTTTTACATTTTTTAGTAGAAAAGTATTGACGGATCCGATTCTGAGGTTATTCTCTGCGTGTCGCGACAATAGCAGGCGGCCCGATTGAATGTCTCATCTGGTTTTTGGGTTTTTCCAGGGAAGATTTCACTCGGGTCGCTTCTTTTTTTGCCCAGATGTCACGGGCGCAAATTGAGGGGAGAACTTTTTGAGGTTTGCAGCGCTTTCGTGAAAACAAAGAAGCCGCACGTTAGTGGTGCGGCTTGCATAAAATCGGTGCAGAGGATCTTAGATGTAAAACATCGTGTTATTGCCTTGGCTTAGGAGGGTGTCCAAAGTGATATTCTTAAGGGCGTTGTTTAAAGTGTTGCCCACATTGTCCCACGCCTGACGAATCAGCTCTCCAGATTCACCGTCAGTAGTAGCAGAAGATCCCAACACGGATGGGTCTACAGCATTGACAATATCGTAAAGTGATATTTCTTCAGCTTTTCTTCCGAGAAGGTAGCCACCTAGCTTGCCTCGCTTACTAATAACGAGATCTGCACGGCGAAGGTCGTTCAAAATCTGCACCAAGAAATTTGCAGACACGTCTTCACGTTGCGCAATCTCGTCAAGGCGTGTAATAGTCTGGCCATCGGCTCGCTTTGCGAGTTGAGCCATAGCACGGCAGGCGTATTCTAATTTCTGGGATACTCTCACGAGCAGAAAGCATCATATCATGACCATAAATTCTAGTCCTAATGCTGTCACTTTGTGTCAGTCTCACTCAATCACGGTTGATGAGGTCTGGCAGGCAGTAAGAAATAAAGCAGAAAGTCTGGCAAAAAATGAGCCTCAACTTCAGTCACTTCTCTCAGATGTGATCTTGGATCGACCATGTTTGGGGACAGCTCTGGCGGCTCGTCTCTCCCGTAAATTGGGCAGAGAGGACATGAGTCGCGGAGAGTTGATGCCTTTGCTAAAGGATGTATTCGTAAACAATCCTATGGTCACCCGTAGTGCCGCAGCGGACATGATGGCCATTTATGAGCGTGATCCTGCCTGTAAGTCACCGATGGAGCCTATGCTGTTCTTTAAAGGCTTCATGGCAATGGCGACCTATCGTGTATCTCATTTCTTGTGGAAGATGGACCGTACCTCACTGGCTTTGTATTTCCAGAGCATCTGTAGCGAGGTGTTCGGGGTAGATATTCACCCGGCAGCGCGCATCGGTTGCGGTATTCTCCTGGACCATGCGACTAGCGTGGTGATCGGTGAGACTGCCATTGTTGAGGATAATGTATCCATTCTCCATGAAGTGACCTTGGGAGGTACTGGTAAAGTGGAGGGTGACCGTCACCCTATCGTTCGCAGCGGAGTTCTGATCGGAGCGGGTTCCAAGATTTTGGGGCGCGTGGAAATCGGCCGCTGTGCCAAGATTGGTGCAGGTAGCGTGGTGCTTAATGATGTGCCGGCGCATGCGACTGTGGCTGGGGTGCCAGCTGTGATTGTAGGCCAAGCATCAGAGGATTCTCCAGCTCTGGAGATGAATCAAAGTATCGAGTGCGGTCAAATTTAGGCAAAGAAGATCTTTATGAAAGCAATGCTTATCTTGGTTCTGGCATTTCTCGCCGTGAGTTGTACTGAACCGAGTCTGCATTTGCAGGGCTTCAGGAACTCTCTGCAAAATCTGGATCAGTCCTATGCCAGCCAGGCGGGGAGCTCTGGAGCCAGCCTACTCGATTCTAAACCGATCAGAGGAATGGAGGATGCTTCGACTGCAGAAGTCAATTCTTGGAAGTATCTGGCATTTCAATCGGAAATGTATCGAGGGATGGACAAGGGCGATAAGCCTTCATGGTACCGGAAGGCCGCTCGGGAAGAGGTGGAGAGTTTCAAGTATGCACCTCAGGATGTGCGCCAGTTTGTTCTGCAAAGGACAGAGGAGGCAACACGTCAGCGCCCGTGAGCACTTGGTGTGGTCTAGATCTTAGGAGCCTTTTCCAGCATCACCCATACTTGCTCAGGTGAGTAGCCTTCTTCTCTCAGGCTACGGATGGATAAAGATTGGTGGCGCTTGGCCAGGCGGTTTCCTTCGGCATCGGCTATCAGGTCGTGATGAAGGTAGGATGGAGTGGGCAGCTTGAGTAGGGTCTGCAGCATCCGGTGCAGATGGGTAGAGGCTAGCAGGTCTTTTCCGCGAGTGACGTGGCTGATCTCTTGATAGGCGTCATCAATGACGACTGCAATATGGTAGGAGGTGCCGATGTCCTTGCGGGCCAGAATCGTGTCGCCAAGAAGATTTGGGGCTACTGCGATTTTACCGAAATTTTGATCGTCGAAGCTAAGAGGTCCACAGAGCTGGGAGGCTTTGCTGGCATTGAAGCGCCATGCTGGTGATTCACCTTGGCTAAGTCTGGTGGACGCTTGATCTGGGCTGAGTTTCAAGCAGGTTCCGGGGTAGAGGGGGCCTTCTGGGCCATGGGGGGCGCGTGTGAGATGCTGGAGTTCGCGCTCGATGTCTTTTCTCGTGCAAAAGCAGGGATAGACTACGCCGAGTGATTTTAATGTCTCCAAGGCCTGTTCATAAGCGCTTGATCGGTCAGTCTGTCTGAGTGGTGTCCCTGTCCATGATATACCCATCCAATGGAGGTCTTCTTCTATATCATCGTAGAAGTGCGGGCGGACTCTGGTGATATCGATGTCTTCGAAACGGAGAAGAAACTTGCCGCCGTGATCCTTGGCATAATCACGGGCAATGAGAGCCGCATAGAGATGGCCAAGGTGCAAGTGGCCAGTCGGCGAGGGCGCGAAGCGGGTGACGACTGGCTTGGTTGCTGACGGCATGTGATGGGAGGAGTGATTAGCCCTTAATCTCCAGCATCATCTGGGCATTACTGTGGAAGCGCTTCAGGAAGAAAATAAGGCGCTCCATTGCCTCATGTGGGCGATGGCCTGAGAGCCCGCGTCTGATGAGGTGAATCTTGTGCAGGATGTGCTCAGGCAGAAGAAGTTCTTCACGGCGTGTGCCGGATTTGAAGATGTCCACAGCTGGGTAGATGTACTGCTCAGCAATACGACGGTCGAGAACCAGCTCCATATTACCTGTGCCCTTGAATTCCTGGAAGATGGCATCATCTGCACGGGAGTTGGTGTGCACCAGTGCTGTGGCGATGATTGTCAGGGACCCTGCATTGCGGGTGTTGCGTGCAGAGGCAAAGAGACGGCGTGGCATTTCCAATGCGCCGCCAATGATACCGCCGGACTGGATGCCGCGGCCTCGGCTCTTCTTGTCACCACCCATGGCAGTGTTGTAGGCGCGTGCGAGACGTGTGATAGAGTCCATCATCAGGAAGACGTGCTGGCCCGCCTCGACGAGACGCTTGGCGCGTTCGATGGCGATCTCCGCAACTCGGCAATGATTTTTGGCGCCGGAGTCGTTGGAGCTGGCATAGATCTCTGCGTCGGGAAGTGATCGTTTGAATTCGGTCACTTCTTCCGGGCGCTCATCTACGAGCAGGATCATGAGGTGAAGATCCTCAGAATACTTTTCTCTCACAGCTTCTGCCATGTGCATCATGAGAGTGGTCTTACCCGAGCGAGGAGGGGAGACGATCAGTCCACGCTGGCCACGGCCAACAGGGGAAATAATGTCCACGACACGTGTGGTGAAGCGTTCTGGGGTAGTTTCAAATGGGATGCGCTTGTCCGGGTTGACGGCTTTGAGTTCTTCAAAGTGTGGGAGCTTACGGGCAGCCTCCGGCTTCATGCCGTTGACGTCCTTGATTTCGGTCACTTGGAGACCGCGTGGACCTTGCTTGGCTACGCCTTTGATCCAGACGCCGTCACGCAGGCCTAGGCTGCGGATCAGTTCAGGGGTGACGAAAACATCGTCACGAGATTGGTCGAGTCCCTTGTTGAGTTCACGCAAGAAGCCAAAACCTTTGGAGCTGAGTTCGAGAATTCCGCCGACAGCTACTGGATCGCCAGTGAGTTCAACTGGCTTGCGCTCGCGATCCTCGTGCTGAGATTTGTTGTTATTGTGGCGGTTGTTCTTCTTGTTGCGGCCTTTGTTGCGGTTGTTGTTATTGTTCCGGTCGACTCGGCCACCGCCTTTTACGCGTCCATGTCTCTGACGGCCTTCGTTTTTGTTCTGGCGTCCGTGGTGGTTCCTCTTTTGGGAGTTGTCCCTGTTCTGGTCATTCTGCTGCTTGTCTCTGGAATCTGATTCCTTGACTGGAGCAGCTTGTGTCTCGGGAGATGGAGACTTGGATTCGACGGCGGCTTTGGCTTCTTTGACTGGAGCTTCAGTGCTTTCAGTCTCAGAGGCTGGTTGTTTCTTAGCTTTGGCAGCAGGCTTCTTCTCAGCCTTAGGAGCTGGAGAGGCAGAAGATTCGGCGACGAAATTAAGTTCAGCTTGTGCGGAGTCAGCAGCTACCTTTTTTGCGGCGACCTTTTTGGCAGCCTTCTTGGCTGTCTTTTTAGCCGCTACTTTTTTGGTAGTTTTCTTGGCTGCTTTTTTAGCGGTGGCTTTCTTGGCGGCTTTTTTAGCCGTCTTTTTCTTAGGTGCCGCTTTTTCTTCGGGAGTTACCCCTTCCGTTTTAGCTTCGCTCATGGATGGTTAGTGTGTGAAAAATTGGGATAAAGCTTTCGCGCTATTTCATTGGGAATTGGAATGCGATGGCTAGCATGGGAGCTGAAGCCGTAGCGCTGAGTGTGCTTGAGAGTAGGATCTCTAGTCCGAGGTGATAAAACTAGGTGTTTTGGTTTGGGTCTTAACCTACGTAGAGGGTACGATTGGGGGCGATATGGTGGCGTCCACAATTCCATAGCCGAATGCCGGCAGTGGTCACTTGCGGATATCATAAAGATATTGTGCCGCAAAGTAGTGGGGTGACACTCCCAAGACGGACTCATAAAGTAGTTCCGTCAGATCGTTTAGACTTCTGAAAGATGGCTCGTAGAACGCCTGATGGCAACTATTTTTTTCACCCAAGGCAAAGATGAGTCACAAAATGCAAAAACCCGCGAGGAGTGATCCTGCGCGGGTTTGAGGCTAAATTGATAATTTTTATCCGGCCTTTAGTTGTAGGTCGGAGTCTTGTGTTTGGTGAAGTAGCCTTTCCCAAGGTAAAAATCGTTCGGGTAGTCTTTGAGTGGGCCTGCATCAGGAGGGCGAGGCACGTTGCGGCCGAGGGTGGCGTCCTCCGGCTGGCTTGTAGCAATGTTGACCGGGGTGCCAACACGGACTAGGCTATAAAACTTAGGAGCTACATTTTCGTGCATACGGATACAGCCATGGGTGCACGGGGCATGCTTCATCCAGCCTGTGTGGAAACCGTAGTGCTGTTTGAACTCACACCAGTAGGGCATTGGAGTGCCTTTGAATTTCCAGCCGGCAGGCTTTTTGTAGATATAAGTCTTCACGCTCTGGTTGCCATTGTAAGCGTAGCCATGGCTATTTGCCCTGTGGTAGTGATCCTTCTTGAAGATGCGGAAATTTCCCTTAGGGGTAGGGGTCTTGGCTGTACCTACGGATACAGGCATCACAAGAAGTGGTGTTTGGCCTTCCATCACATAGACCATTTGATTGCTGGTCGATACCTTGACCCTAACATTGGAAGGGTTACTGGGCTTCTTTGCAGGCAGATCATAGCTGTGGTAGGATCCGGACGACATATTGGTGCAGGAGGAAAGCAAAGCTGCAGCAATACCACTAACAATAAGGAGGTACTTCTTCATACGCACAACATAGCTAATATTTCCGGCTATGGGTTGCAATGTGTTTTTGGTGAAAAAAACGCAGAAGTCATTCACCTTCTCCTGGCCCAGCTGGTCACGCGCTCCTTGCGGAATTCCACGTAGGCGGTGCGTTCCGGTACATAATTAACTTCCGGGCCGAATCCGAAACCGGAGTATGGGTGGCCATATCTTCCCCAACGGTAACCATAGTTACCATAGAACCGGTTCGTGTAGACAGGCCGATAGCTATTGTAGAGCCAGCGCTCAAAATCACTTCCGTCGCGAGATCCGGCCATGCTGTTGCTGGGGTGGCCCCAGGCAAGAAAGACCGCTTTTTTACTCATGCCTTTGGCGATGCGACCTTGCTTCACAAGCTCTTGATCTTTGGAGCTTAGATTGTCGTAAATTACGGGATTTTGTTGGATACGGGCAGCAGGGGTGCTTGAAGTGCAGTTTGCAAAGGCGAACAAGCAAAACGCTCCCGACACAGCATGGAGAAGTTTTTTGATCATTCTGGAGTTTAGCTTGGATTCATCTAGAAATCAATAGCTCACGGAAGAGTGCGGATTTCTGTCGATCATGCTTGCCAAGTGTATGTCTATGAAAGCATTATGTGAATTGTTTAAATCACAGTGTCGTTGTTATGTCTGAAGAAATTATATCTCCTAGCGAATTAGAAGAAGAGCTGCGCAAATGTCCCGAATGGGAGATTAAAGGGAGCAAAATCATTCGAGAACTTGAGTTCGAGGAATTTATGGATGCGATAGACTTTGTGAACTTGATCGCCGAGGCCGCCGAGGATGCTTCCCATCACCCGGATATCGATATCCGCTATAACAAGGTGAAGCTAGCACTGACGACTCATGAGATTGGAGGAGTGACAGAGGCTGATCTGGAGATGGCAATCCGTATCGACAATATCTGTGACGAATAGTTTCGCGGAAATGTGAGCTTGAATGGTTGGAGTGATAGGCTATAAGCCCTTCCTAATGCGACTTCTCCAGACATTACCATTCAGCTTAGGCGCGGCTATTCTGCTTTTGTCCTCATGTGCTTCCGAGCGCAAAGTGAGCTACACCAGGGGTGAGAGCAGTGGGATTTCCAAGTATGAGAGTGATGTCCGCTACCAGCAGCAAGCTGATGGCTCAGTAAGACCTAATAAAGATGTGCGCAGCCAATACGATGGGCGACAGGAGTATCTCTCCGCTCGAAGTTTCGGTGGGCAGGATTACACTACGGAGAAATACGGTAAGAAGCGCTGGGGCAGGAATACGGACTACGCCAACAAGCAGTATGGAGGCAAGACCGATGGTAGCCATTTCCAGTACTCACCTGAGTTTGTTCAGCAACAGGCCATGGCGCAGGGGCAGTTGGCTCGAGTGAACGGGCAGAACTATGGAGCAAACCAGTATGCTGCCGGGCAGGCCAATGTTCAAAACAGAAATCACTATCTGGCCAAGCCCGCGAATGCCAAAACAGAGAGCAGGCGTGGTGTGTACAAGCAGCCGGATATCATCAGTAAGCAGGATTTTACGGAGCTTAGCATCGAAGAGTCGAAAAGCTTACTAGGAAGAGATAGGTAGACGCAAAGCTTACTCGTTTTTCCACCAATCTGGATCTCGTTCCCAAGGGTTGCCCTTGGGTTTCTTCTTTTTACGAACAGGGGTGGCTTGACGTTTGTTACTGTGCTCCTCTTTGGAGCACTCTTCAATGAGTTGCTCTTCTGGACTAGGTTTGTCGTTTCTGTGGCGAATGAGTCGAACGATAATCGTGGCGATCACTCCCAGCGCAAAGAATGAGAAGGCCAGCATGGTAAGGGCTGGGACATCGCTTTGGGAGAGGGCTGCCAGTTCTAGTTTCATTCTAATGTCATTCTCATCGGAATCATGCTGGAGTAGGAAAAACCAAGTTTCTTGAAGAAGTTTTGGGAGTCGGCGCTGATTTTGTCCGTGAGCAAAGTGATGCGTCGGAAATTCTTTTGCTTAGCAAACTTGATCACGTGATCGATGAGCATACTACCATAACCTTGTCCTCGATGGGTAGGATGAATGATAAAATCTTCCAACAAAATGACCATGCCGCCCATCGCTGTGGAGATCGTGAAGAGGAGGTTGACCATGCCGAGTATCTGGTGGTCGTTGCGTAGAATGAAAATGCGTCCGCGGCTGGGCTCTTCGAGAATCAAACGAAGGCCGTCTTCCTGAGCCTGCCGGTTCGGGGTGAAGTCACCTTGGAGCTCGAAAAGCTCTTGGACGAGGTCGACCAGGGAGTCCAGGTCTTCGATCGTTGCGGTCTCTACACGGGGGGTGTCAGATGATTTGAGGTGCTCGGCACTGGCTGAAGTAGGAATCATTATCTCGCAAAAAATAACACTGTTATAAGTAGTAAATTAGCATGCCGACATCCGCTCTCCCAGCTATAAAATGAGGTCAGGGGCAGAAAAATAGCCTCTCTGGCAGTTGAATTTGCCTGAATCTGCAAGAAAGTAAGAATGACGTATTGACAAGCGGCTGGAAATATCTAGTTTGCCCGCCCCGTCCTATTGTCTCCAGTAGGGAAGGGACATCAATTTTATCACCAAGGGATTTTTATCATGAGCAAACGCACTTACCAACCTTCTAAGCGTTCCCGCAAGCGCCAACACGGTTTCCGCGCACGCATGGCTACTAAAGCTGGCCGTGACATCCTTCGTCGTCGCCGTCAAAAGGGACGCAAGCGCCTTCTTCCGAAGGGTGCAGAGATTCACTTCAAGCGCCACACAACACAGCACGGCTAATTCATCGTTTCTCACATGGGCTCATAGTCTAGGGACTGTGAGCCTACAGAGAAACAAGCCGGTGATTGATGCGCCCCATGCGCCTTCCGCGAAAGTTCTCCATGACACAGCGGGCAGAATTTGCCCGTGTCAGAGAATATGGGAAGTCGAGACCGGGGCGCTATCTTGTTGTCAGCGTTTTACAGGAACCCGAGCTGGATCATTTCAAGCTCGGTTTTATTGTTACTAAGAAAGTAGGTAAGGCGCATCTGCGTAACCTACTGCGCCGGAGATTCCGGGCAATTATCCAAAAACATGGTGACCAGCTCAAAACAGACCGGTACATTGTCACGATTGCTCGGTGGCGGGCTGTCGAGGCGAGTTTCCATGAATTGGAAAAAGACTGGCTTAAGCAGGCCAGGCACTTTGGGCTTCTCAAGGAGGTTCCGGAGTGAAAAAGCTGCCAGTCATTATCATCCGTCTGGGGATACGTTTTTACCAGAAATTCTTGAACCCGATTTTGCGGGCCTTGGGGGGACCCCATTCTGGGTGTCGATTCACACCAAGTTGCTCCCACTATTTTCTCGAAGCCGTGGAAATACACGGTGCACTCTATGGAAGCTGGCTGGGAATCTGCCGCATCTGCCGCTGCCACCCATGGGGCAAATGTGGGCACGACCCAGTGCCTCCGAAAAAATCTTAACGACTATCTAATCACTTAAATCTACTATGGATCGTAAAGCTTGGATCATACTTATCGTCTGCGGGCTTGGCCTGATGCTGAACTATCAGTTCATGATGAAGAACCAGGAGGACCTGGATCGGCAGAAGCAGCAGGAAGAGCAGCAATCTGAAGCTCCTGCAGGTACTGAGAAGGCGCCTGAGCTGATTACTGAGAAGCCTGAGATCGAGAGAGAAACACGTGAGGATGTTCCATTCCAGCTGATCGGCAAGGATGGCGAGAAAGTCGACGTGATCTATAACTTCACCAGCTTCGGTGGTGGAGTGAATGATGCGGAGTTTCCTAACCAGAAGGAGGTCAATGGTGATGGTCACGTGAGGCTGAACCTTCGTTCAAGCTATGCGGTGGGTGCTTTGGCTGATGATTTCAAGAAGATCGATAAGACCTACTATCAGATTGTCTCCGGCGGCAAAGAAGGCGACGATCATGTTACCTATCGTGCGACTCTAGAGAATGGTCTTCAAGTCACCAAGGAATGGACCCTTAAGGACGGCGCAGACACCAAAGGGTATCAGCTTCACCTGGCGGTTACTTTCAAAAATACCGGAGATTCCAGTGTTAACCTCAATGACTGGGGTGTTTATACGGGGACAGCAGCTCCTCTGCACACGGATGAACTTCAAGATAAGGCTGGCTGGTTCTACTATGCGGACGGCAGCTTTGAATTTGATAAGCAGGGACCCTTCACTAAAGGCTGGTTCAGCAGCGCCAAGCCTGTCGAGTTGGTAAAAACGACCAACCTTGAATATGCGGGTGTGAATAGCCAGTTCTTCACCACCTTCTTCATGCCGAAGGGTTTCTCATCCGATTCTATCTGGGCGACAGGCCGTGAGATTGATCTTGGCGACAACGACGACCAGAAGAAGCGCTGGATGTTTGAGATGGGCGTTGATTTCCCGGATAAGTCTCTCGGTAAGGATGAGCAGCAGAGCTACGCCTTTGATATCTATATGGGGCCTAAGGAGCGTGACATCATCAAGACTGTCGGCCCTAACACGGATCCTATCATGAACTACGGCTGGTTCTGGTTCGTGGCGAATTTCATGAACTGGGCGGTGAACCACATTCACAACTGGTTCGAGGGTTATAGCTGGGCCTGGGGAGCCGCGATTATTCTTCTCACACTATTCATCCGTATTCTGATCTGGCCGCTTCATAACAAGTCCACACGCACGATGAAGCGTATGGGCAAGCTTCAGCCATTGA from Rubritalea squalenifaciens DSM 18772 harbors:
- the gluQRS gene encoding tRNA glutamyl-Q(34) synthetase GluQRS — encoded protein: MPSATKPVVTRFAPSPTGHLHLGHLYAALIARDYAKDHGGKFLLRFEDIDITRVRPHFYDDIEEDLHWMGISWTGTPLRQTDRSSAYEQALETLKSLGVVYPCFCTRKDIERELQHLTRAPHGPEGPLYPGTCLKLSPDQASTRLSQGESPAWRFNASKASQLCGPLSFDDQNFGKIAVAPNLLGDTILARKDIGTSYHIAVVIDDAYQEISHVTRGKDLLASTHLHRMLQTLLKLPTPSYLHHDLIADAEGNRLAKRHQSLSIRSLREEGYSPEQVWVMLEKAPKI
- the rho gene encoding transcription termination factor Rho yields the protein MSEAKTEGVTPEEKAAPKKKTAKKAAKKATAKKAAKKTTKKVAAKKTAKKAAKKVAAKKVAADSAQAELNFVAESSASPAPKAEKKPAAKAKKQPASETESTEAPVKEAKAAVESKSPSPETQAAPVKESDSRDKQQNDQNRDNSQKRNHHGRQNKNEGRQRHGRVKGGGRVDRNNNNNRNKGRNKKNNRHNNNKSQHEDRERKPVELTGDPVAVGGILELSSKGFGFLRELNKGLDQSRDDVFVTPELIRSLGLRDGVWIKGVAKQGPRGLQVTEIKDVNGMKPEAARKLPHFEELKAVNPDKRIPFETTPERFTTRVVDIISPVGRGQRGLIVSPPRSGKTTLMMHMAEAVREKYSEDLHLMILLVDERPEEVTEFKRSLPDAEIYASSNDSGAKNHCRVAEIAIERAKRLVEAGQHVFLMMDSITRLARAYNTAMGGDKKSRGRGIQSGGIIGGALEMPRRLFASARNTRNAGSLTIIATALVHTNSRADDAIFQEFKGTGNMELVLDRRIAEQYIYPAVDIFKSGTRREELLLPEHILHKIHLIRRGLSGHRPHEAMERLIFFLKRFHSNAQMMLEIKG
- the cysE gene encoding serine O-acetyltransferase produces the protein MTINSSPNAVTLCQSHSITVDEVWQAVRNKAESLAKNEPQLQSLLSDVILDRPCLGTALAARLSRKLGREDMSRGELMPLLKDVFVNNPMVTRSAAADMMAIYERDPACKSPMEPMLFFKGFMAMATYRVSHFLWKMDRTSLALYFQSICSEVFGVDIHPAARIGCGILLDHATSVVIGETAIVEDNVSILHEVTLGGTGKVEGDRHPIVRSGVLIGAGSKILGRVEIGRCAKIGAGSVVLNDVPAHATVAGVPAVIVGQASEDSPALEMNQSIECGQI
- the rpmH gene encoding 50S ribosomal protein L34 — protein: MSKRTYQPSKRSRKRQHGFRARMATKAGRDILRRRRQKGRKRLLPKGAEIHFKRHTTQHG
- a CDS encoding 4a-hydroxytetrahydrobiopterin dehydratase, coding for MSEEIISPSELEEELRKCPEWEIKGSKIIRELEFEEFMDAIDFVNLIAEAAEDASHHPDIDIRYNKVKLALTTHEIGGVTEADLEMAIRIDNICDE
- the yidD gene encoding membrane protein insertion efficiency factor YidD, with protein sequence MKKLPVIIIRLGIRFYQKFLNPILRALGGPHSGCRFTPSCSHYFLEAVEIHGALYGSWLGICRICRCHPWGKCGHDPVPPKKS
- a CDS encoding GNAT family N-acetyltransferase is translated as MIPTSASAEHLKSSDTPRVETATIEDLDSLVDLVQELFELQGDFTPNRQAQEDGLRLILEEPSRGRIFILRNDHQILGMVNLLFTISTAMGGMVILLEDFIIHPTHRGQGYGSMLIDHVIKFAKQKNFRRITLLTDKISADSQNFFKKLGFSYSSMIPMRMTLE
- a CDS encoding RrF2 family transcriptional regulator gives rise to the protein MRVSQKLEYACRAMAQLAKRADGQTITRLDEIAQREDVSANFLVQILNDLRRADLVISKRGKLGGYLLGRKAEEISLYDIVNAVDPSVLGSSATTDGESGELIRQAWDNVGNTLNNALKNITLDTLLSQGNNTMFYI
- the yidC gene encoding membrane protein insertase YidC; its protein translation is MDRKAWIILIVCGLGLMLNYQFMMKNQEDLDRQKQQEEQQSEAPAGTEKAPELITEKPEIERETREDVPFQLIGKDGEKVDVIYNFTSFGGGVNDAEFPNQKEVNGDGHVRLNLRSSYAVGALADDFKKIDKTYYQIVSGGKEGDDHVTYRATLENGLQVTKEWTLKDGADTKGYQLHLAVTFKNTGDSSVNLNDWGVYTGTAAPLHTDELQDKAGWFYYADGSFEFDKQGPFTKGWFSSAKPVELVKTTNLEYAGVNSQFFTTFFMPKGFSSDSIWATGREIDLGDNDDQKKRWMFEMGVDFPDKSLGKDEQQSYAFDIYMGPKERDIIKTVGPNTDPIMNYGWFWFVANFMNWAVNHIHNWFEGYSWAWGAAIILLTLFIRILIWPLHNKSTRTMKRMGKLQPLMKELKEKYADNPQKMNQETMKLYREYGVNPMGGCLPMLLQIPIFFGVFKMLGSAVEMRGASFLWVDDLSLPDTVYEIWGLPINMLPIVMAVTMIFQMRLTPQTGDKLQRRIFMLMPLMFFFFCYNYASALALYWSTQNIISIGQTLLMQRLPEPELSKKKPGQKGGGDDDGKPRKKGFFERLAEKMEEVQAQQEAARGAAKPTAQAPADKKPKKRSPRTGG
- a CDS encoding L,D-transpeptidase gives rise to the protein MKKYLLIVSGIAAALLSSCTNMSSGSYHSYDLPAKKPSNPSNVRVKVSTSNQMVYVMEGQTPLLVMPVSVGTAKTPTPKGNFRIFKKDHYHRANSHGYAYNGNQSVKTYIYKKPAGWKFKGTPMPYWCEFKQHYGFHTGWMKHAPCTHGCIRMHENVAPKFYSLVRVGTPVNIATSQPEDATLGRNVPRPPDAGPLKDYPNDFYLGKGYFTKHKTPTYN
- the rnpA gene encoding ribonuclease P protein component; the encoded protein is MRLPRKFSMTQRAEFARVREYGKSRPGRYLVVSVLQEPELDHFKLGFIVTKKVGKAHLRNLLRRRFRAIIQKHGDQLKTDRYIVTIARWRAVEASFHELEKDWLKQARHFGLLKEVPE